Proteins from one Bacteroides mediterraneensis genomic window:
- a CDS encoding DUF6108 family protein: MIRRWIMLWMCLLAVLPVCAQKGMHVEDLFGSRFKHDKQAVEVLIKGRELKKYHLTLFRSLTITDEPAVAEEIEALVGLDAQTAVDKEVGKVGNRLYYGFYCFPAQDDNYRYLFYRNAAVAPGSSKKMEVTVVYMEGKITLEELKRMFK, encoded by the coding sequence ATGATAAGACGATGGATTATGTTATGGATGTGTCTGCTGGCTGTGCTGCCCGTGTGTGCACAGAAGGGGATGCATGTGGAAGACTTGTTTGGGAGCCGCTTCAAGCATGATAAACAGGCCGTGGAAGTCCTTATCAAAGGAAGGGAATTGAAAAAATATCATCTTACACTTTTCCGCAGCCTGACGATAACCGATGAACCGGCTGTGGCGGAAGAGATAGAGGCACTGGTAGGGCTGGATGCCCAAACCGCAGTCGACAAGGAAGTGGGCAAGGTCGGGAATAGACTGTATTACGGTTTCTACTGCTTTCCGGCACAGGACGATAATTACCGCTATCTGTTTTATCGGAATGCTGCGGTAGCTCCTGGCAGCAGTAAGAAGATGGAAGTGACCGTGGTATATATGGAAGGAAAAATCACGCTGGAAGAGTTGAAACGGATGTTCAAGTAA